From the genome of Simkaniaceae bacterium:
TCTTGAGCGAAGTGAGTGGTGTGAATCAAAATGGTAAGAATGGGTGATGTAGCCGGTTTCTTGGCTCAGTTGGTTGAGCGCATCATAAGTAAACTCGGCGCTATAATCCCCTAAGAAGGTGTGAATCGTTGATTTGAGCACCAACCCCTCCGGATCATAGGATTCAATCACATGAGATAAGTTCGAGTGAGAGGCTTTGATAGGGCGCCCGGCCGTGTCATAAGTATAGGTGCTCATAGGGAGTTGATACATAGGCGATTCTTTCAAACAAAGGCCTGAGGTATCGTACTGATCAAAGCAATGGATTTGATCATTGCGCCTAATTGTCGATAGAAAGACTCCTTGATAGGTGTAAAATACTTGAGATTGATCGGGTAGTGTAAGAGATGTTTTGCGATGAAGCGCGTCATATGTTCTTTCAATGACCAAACCGTTCCCCAATGTTTCGGAGATAGGGTTGTCGCATACGTCATAAGTGATAAGACTTGTCGTGTTGTGGATATGGTCGAATGTTTGAGTACGCCTTCCCTTTTTGTCATAAGTCAATGAATAATGGACGGTTTTATCTGATGAGATAATGGATATGAGGCGTGATAAGGCATCATAAGCATAGGAAATAGTTACGCCGGAGGGTTTGGTTTGCTTAGAGATTTGGTCGTCAAACGTATATTGCATGCATGTGATGCGTGGGGAAGCGAGATGACTTCCTTCTTGAATTTTAGCAATGTTGCCTTTCACATCATATTCCCAAGAGGTGGTGTGTTGTTCAATGGGCTCATTGTTGAAGATGATGGTGCTCTTCTGTTCAATTTTTCGATATTCGGCATCATAGGCAAACGTTTCTTGGCGAAGGATTTGGTCGAGGGGGTCGTATGTGATGTCTGAGATGATCAGACCCACTTCGTTATGAAGGCGAACGGTTTTGACTCCTTTAGGTGAAATCTGTGTGACTTCATTAACATAAATTGTGGCAGGTTTTGCCTTAAAATCAGAAAAACCTGAGATGTGTTGAGCTTGAGCAGTTGGTTTGCCATTTTGAAAGGGAACTTCGCGATAAGCATAGCGGGTAATGGCCCCTTGAGCATCGGTATGGGTCAAGAGGCGACCAAAGGGGTCATATTCCCATTTTTCACAGAGCGTTGCCTGATTTGTCATTGTTGTTTTGAGGGCCACATTTCCGTAAATATCGTAATAGGTTTTTGTGTGATGTGTCGTGATCGTGTTGCAAACGGTTTTTTCTTCGATAATGCGGTCGAGATGATCGCGGATAGTATAGGTTTGAATGGCTTCTGAGGGATTGCTTGAGGGATGCTGAGTCTCGCAACAAAGTCTTCCTAAGGAGTCGTATTCAAATGTCGTTTTCGTTTTATCCTTGGACTTTTCAATGACTCGACCTGCAGCATCATAATGGTAGGTCGTTGCGATTCCCTCTTCATCGATTTCTTGCACGAGAAGCGATCCCTCATAGAGGAAGGTTTTACATGTGAGAGATTGTCCGGAAGAATCGTAAGTTGACACTTTGAGGGGGCGTTTTGCTGCATCGTATTCTGTCAGAACTACTGTTCCGTTGGGAAGAATTTTTTTGGCTTCAGTTTGATCGGGGTTGTAAATAGTTTGCGTGATTGCCCCATCCACTGCGATTTCTTGAGTCACTTTGCCAAGGCTGTTATAGGTTAAATGGGTTGTAGATCCGAAGCTATCACTTTTAGAAAGAGGGTGTTGAAATGCATTATAGCTAGCACTTTGTATTTTAGAAATCAGCGTGTTTTGCTTGGATAAGAAAGGGGGTGAAATCGTTTTGATCAGATTGCCAAGGGAGTCGTACTCATAGCGCGTCTCAAGGCCGAGATAGTTGCGCTCAGCTATTTTTTTTGAGTTAGCGTTATAGAGATAATACGAGGGACGGGTCTCATTTGCGGCTTGTATTGTTTCGTGCACAAGGCGATTAGCTTTATCATAATGCATTGTTTGCATAGTGCATTGTTGCAAATGGATCGTCGAAGTTTTGTTGCCGATATGATCATAAGTATATTGCGTCTCATGACCGAGGGGATCGGTTTCATAAAGGAGCCAACCTTTATCATTATATTTATAATGCAGGGCGTAGCACAATTGATTGTTGGCATCGTAGATTTCTTTTTTCGTGATCCAGCCCTCAAGGGTATAGAAGAGAATCGTCTTTTTTAGAAGGAGTTCTCGACCTGTCTTTTGATCGTAGGCGTTTTCTGTAATGATATGAGGAAAATCAATGCCCGGGTCCTTAGCTGTTGGGGTGATTCTGGTGATTTTGCAGAGATGCACTTGAGAGAGAGTGTCGATATCGGGTGAATTTCCATCATCTTCGATTTGCTTAATCAGAACATGATCTGAGTTGTAGGTGAAGTGGGATCTGTGGATGATCTTTTGCTCTCTGTCGTAGATGAGGTGAAGGGTGACAAGATGGGTGTCTCCTCGATAAGCAAATGTTTCAGAGGTTTGATCGGGGTGGATGACTTTTAATAAACGATTTGTCCCATCTTCTGTGTAGGTTTTGCGCGTGATTCTTTTTTCAGCGTTGTTATTGGGAACTCCCGATGTGTCGAGTTGCATTGGATTTTTATTTTGACCGGTGAAGTGGCCAAATTGAGTTGTTTCGATGATGTTGCCTCGAGCATCATAAGCGTAGTGAGTGGATAGGATGCCGTTTTTTGAAGGGCCTTCGGTGATGTATTTGCATTTGAGGAGTTTTAGATAGTCCTTTTCTTCCCAGCAAAAATGTTCTGAAGAAGCGAGGATATCGCGATTGCCCTCTCGTTTGAATCGATTAATATGAGTCAGATCAAATTTTTGATTGAAGTGATAGGTAGTTCTTTGTTGGTAGGGGTCCCTTACTTCGGTATATCCATCTCGACTCCACCCTTCATCTGAGAGTTGTCCTAAATCGTATGAAATACTTTGAATAGTGCCTTCGCTTCCATGATTTCCGATCGGACCCGAAATGGCAGATAGGCGCTCCTTTTGAGCGGAAGGGCCGCTTTCAAATTGATGAAAATGAATGGTTCTTCCGGCATAATAGTCGATTCCTTCCGGATAGAGTGGCTCTCCCGGACCCTTCTGTTTCCAATAATACACCTGTCTTAGGCCATATGCAGGGATTACTTCTTTGTATCTATTAAATTTGAGTTTAATCTTATTTTCTTTTGATTTTGGCTTACAATAGATTTGGAAAGTATATTTGTGTTTTTTGCCGTGACTGGTTGTGATTTGAAAATCAGAGCTTTCGAAATTTTTATTATCTGTCGGATAATGAAACCAAGCCGACCCATAGATTTTAGTTGCTAAAGGGTTGGTTGATGTGATTTGACAGATTCTGCGGTGTTCGTCGTATTTGTAATAACGAAGGCAGCCATTTCTCAGTTTTTCCTTGATGAGGTCATAGCGATACCGATTAAAAGTTGCGAATTTCTTATAGCAGTAGCGCTGTCCGTAAATCCTTTCGGTCCCATCTCCAAAAATCACTTTAATGTGTTTATCGCGAGGGTAATAGCGGACGCGTGTATTCAGCGGATTGGTTTGACCGCTAGGCTCTCCTTTAAATGTGTTGGCCATTCCGATTGTGATCATGATATTGAAGTCAATGGCTAGGTGTTTTTTACTTGTATTGCGTGAGACAAAGCGGAGCTTTGAGCCGTGATCATCTTGGATTTTAATATAGGCTTCGGTTCCAAAAAGCCCATTCCATCCTTCGTCATGTTCTGCGTGCAGGTGTGGCATGACGAAAAAGGAGCCGTGCGGAGTATTGAGGCTGCGAAGCGGTGCGGTGAAACTTGAAGAGAAAAAAATCGGTTCCTTACCCGCTAAGAGAAGATCGTTTCTCCGGTCAATGAATTGCCCGGTAATCACGGCCATGTGATTGTTGAGAATAGCCTGAGAATCACAGTAGGTCGTTAAGTTGGAATAATCAACCTCAGCACATAATTTTAGACAAAAAGTGAGAAGAAAAAGTTGCAGTCTCATTGTACAAAATTTTTGAACAGTAAGAATACAACATAATTAAAGATTTAATTAATGAAAAGTTAAAATTTGATTGCCTCTTTTTTACCCCTGTTTAGCCCACATTTCTCACAAAGTTGGGGAGGAGATCTGCAGCCTGAAGGTATGGATTTTCGATAGCGCGAAGAGCCAATATTAGTTTTTACCACAGAGAGCACAGAGGCGCCGGAATGCGCATTTTCTTGATTTTTCTCTGTGTACTCTGTGGTTGTTAAAGTCCTTATGGTCAATAACCTGATAGTTTATCGAATTATGCAACGGTGCAGCAAGAGCAGCAAGAATCGGCCGGGGGATCGATACGTGTATATTTACCGTGAGCAAAAACAGGTGCGGCGGTTGGGATTTCCGTTGGTATTATTCGTCCAAAAGGGTTGCCGCCTGAGTGGACAACAATGATGGATCTCGTTTCTGCTCTTCTTTTTTCTTCTACTAGAGCTTTTGAATGATTTACAATCGCGGTCATTGCTTTCGTTGAAATCGCGATTCCTTTAACTTTCGCAAGAACTCCCGTCACTTGTGCGCCGCTAATAGAACGACCGGTGACTCCAAGCACAGATAATTCACGATTAACGGATATTTCCATTTCTCTTGTGATTAAAACTCCTCCTGTGGGATCTTTGTTAGCCGCATCAGGAACAATGTGAATCATGGGCAGGTCGCCAATTAGCTTTGCGGCAAAGGCGAGTTCTTCTAAAGATAGGGGTGAAATTTTCAAGTTGTTCAACTGAGTGCGCATTGATGGAGAGGATGTGGGATAGTGCATTAATAGAAATGTGGCTACATTTCTAATTGTAGCTTCACAAACGGCCTTGTCTCCATTAATACTGTGTGTTGCGCCAATAGGTGCCATTGAAGCACTTGCGTAGGTTCTCTCTCCTGCTATAATAGCCATGTTTTTCTCCTGAGTTAAGATTGAAATGGCAATGATCATAATCTCAGTGCGAATTTTTAGGTAAGGTTTTTTAAGATTTTATAAAACTCATGCCATTTATCAAAAATAACGCTTAGTTGTGCAAGGAAGTTGCACAACTTTTTGTGTCCGGATCGAGCGACCATTGCCGGTAGGCAAGGTGTCTATGCTTTTAAGCTTCTGGCATATTTCGTTAAGCCATTGGCAAGAGATTGTGCAATATGAAGACTTTGGCCTTTAATTCTTTTCCCACCCATTTCAATGAGGAAATCAACGCTTCGAATACCATGCAATCTCCCGGAAGGATCTTTGTTATCAGCATCAGGAACGATTTGAATCAGAGGAGATTTGTGATGGAAGATTCTGGCCATGAAATTCACAATTGCGCGCACTTGATTGAACACTAAAGGGCGCTCTTCTGAAGTGATTCGGGTCATAAAGGTTGTTTTTTCATGAAGTGGGGCTTTATTTCCATCGGTTCTAATTAAATCGGCATCGACATAGACTTTATTTTCAAGGAGGAATTGAGTGATTTTCCGAATGGCGGATGTACATGTGCTATCATCAATGACAACGACAGAGCGCTCTTCCAAAGATAATGATACCGATGAAGATTCTCTTGGGGTATGGGTGGGTGTTAGAGGCGTTTGTTGATTAGTTCTTGCTCTATTTAAAACCTCGCTGAAAAATATATCAGCTGGAGTGACTGTACCAAAATGAAGTCTAGAAGGAAATGCGGATGCCATAATTTTGTCTCCCGTATGTTTTTAAGAAGTAACACCATAGGATATAGGTGATTTTAGCGCAGCTATTTTTTTAAACCCAGTTTGAGAGGGAGAGGGTGAGAGAGAAGAATAGAATGATAATGAGAGAGAAGAGAAACATGCGGCGAGCCCAAAGGCGTTCATTTTGTGCTCGGAAGCCTTTAAGCGCGAGAATAGCCCAGGCTATTGAGAGCAGTCCCATTGTGATGAAGTAAGCCGTGCCGGTGTAATGAAAGTAAGTGAGGGAAATCGAAGCGATAAAAAAGGCAATAATATAGGCAAAGCTTTGGATTTTTGTTGCGGTGAGCCCTTTTTGAATAGGGAGTACCGGAATGGAGGCGGCAGCATAATCTTCGATGCGGTGGATCGCAATGGCATAAAAATGGGGCATTTGCCAAAAAGTTAAGATAGCAAAGAGGAGAAAAGCGGCGAGATCAAAGTGATTTGTCACGGCCGTATATCCGATGACGGGAGGAACGGCTCCTGCCAAGCTTCCAATCAATGTTGCATGAACCGAGTGGTATTTGAGCAAGCTATAAGCAAAGACATAAATGGCGAATCCAACTACTGCGATGAGTGTTGTCAAGAGGTTGGTATAGACAAGAAGCATAAAAAAACCACAAAAAGCGAGTGAGGCTCCAAATATGAGGGCGTGGTGATTAGGGATTGAGCCAATGACCAAGGGGCGATTTTGTGTTCGCCGCATTTTGCGATCCGACATGCGATCGATATAGTTATTAAACGTGCAGGCCGAAGCAATCACGCAAGATAAACCAATCAGCGTTGCAAAAAATAGCCATGAGTGAAATGCACCCTGAGAGGCCAATAAAAACCCGGCGATTACAGTAATGGCATTCCCATAGATAATGCCGGGTTTACTTAAGATATAATATGCTTTAATCATAGGGTTTTAATGTGATGCTTCAGGCTGCTCAATCTGCACTTGATCTCTAATGACAATCTCATGGTTTTCTAGTAGTTCTTCCGGTATGGGTAGTCCGGTCATTTCAGCTGAGCTTGCGACTTCCATATGCTCGGCAGAAGTCATGACATTGTAATTTAAATTGTTCATGATCCACATGGATCCTCCAACGAGAACGACGAGAACAATAAACATAAATAGGAATGAAATCAAATACCAATGGGGCTTTTCTTCATCTCCAAGATGCATAAATAGGACAAGTTGAATGAGAGCTTGCACGCTAGCCAGTCCCATAACGGTCAAAACAAGAGGCCATCCGCTGAGCATGTTTGCCATGGCAATGACAAAGGCCACGAGCGTGAATGCAATTGAGAGAATAAATCCCCATATTAATGATTTAAAGCTGCGAGTGAAACCTTGGTGTGTATCCATATTAATTTGCTCCTACCAGATAGACGAGTGTAAAGATGAAAAGCCAAACGAGATTGAGAAACTGCCAAAACATGGTTAAGCAGCTGAGGCGTCTGACACTTGTTTTTGTCAAACCATGTCGAAACACGGGCACGAGAAGAACAATCATCCACAAGAGGCCAAAGATTGTATGAATTCCATGCATTCCAATGAGATTATAAAACGCCGATAAAAAGGCGCTGCGCTGCCAATTGTATCCCATTTCCATTAGTCGAGAAATATCGACGGAGTGCAGGATCAAAAAAGAAAGACCGAGAGCAAAAGTGATCGCCATCCAAAAGATGGTTTTAATTTTGTGGCTTTTGTGTACATAGATATTTGCAATTCCAATGGTAAAGGCGCTTGTTAAAAGAACAAGTGTCTGTGCAAAGTTAAAGGGGACATTGAAAATATCCGCCTGGGTCAATCCTCCATAGGTGCTTTTTCGCAGAACAACATAGACTGCGAAAAAAGTGGCAAAAAGCATAAAATCGCTTAAAATATAGAGCCAGAATCCAAAGAGGGTTTTTGAATAAGTATCGTGATGGGTATCCGGATACTTCTCATGCATCGCATTTGCTTGATTTGTCATACGTATCGATTCCTTATTTCTGTTTCAATTTTTTCCACTTCACTTGCTTTCAGTGTATATTCAGGAGTGTTTTGAGCTAAGCGAATAATGAGGCAAGCGACCATGCCGATAGCCGTAGCGATAACAAGCCACCACATGAACCAGATGACGCCAAAACCGAAAAGGAAGCTAAGTGCGCCAAAATAAAACCCAAGGCCCGTGTTAGAGGGGAGGTGGATCTCTTCATAGCGCGGTTTCTCTTTTATAGTAGCCTGTTTGGCTGCCCAAAACGGATCTCGTTCATGCACTTCAGGTGTCGCCGCAAAGTTATAGAAGGGCGCCGGAGAGGGGATAGACCAC
Proteins encoded in this window:
- the cyoE gene encoding heme o synthase, producing MIKAYYILSKPGIIYGNAITVIAGFLLASQGAFHSWLFFATLIGLSCVIASACTFNNYIDRMSDRKMRRTQNRPLVIGSIPNHHALIFGASLAFCGFFMLLVYTNLLTTLIAVVGFAIYVFAYSLLKYHSVHATLIGSLAGAVPPVIGYTAVTNHFDLAAFLLFAILTFWQMPHFYAIAIHRIEDYAAASIPVLPIQKGLTATKIQSFAYIIAFFIASISLTYFHYTGTAYFITMGLLSIAWAILALKGFRAQNERLWARRMFLFSLIIILFFSLTLSLSNWV
- the cyoD gene encoding cytochrome o ubiquinol oxidase subunit IV, with translation MDTHQGFTRSFKSLIWGFILSIAFTLVAFVIAMANMLSGWPLVLTVMGLASVQALIQLVLFMHLGDEEKPHWYLISFLFMFIVLVVLVGGSMWIMNNLNYNVMTSAEHMEVASSAEMTGLPIPEELLENHEIVIRDQVQIEQPEASH
- a CDS encoding cytochrome c oxidase subunit 3 produces the protein MTNQANAMHEKYPDTHHDTYSKTLFGFWLYILSDFMLFATFFAVYVVLRKSTYGGLTQADIFNVPFNFAQTLVLLTSAFTIGIANIYVHKSHKIKTIFWMAITFALGLSFLILHSVDISRLMEMGYNWQRSAFLSAFYNLIGMHGIHTIFGLLWMIVLLVPVFRHGLTKTSVRRLSCLTMFWQFLNLVWLFIFTLVYLVGAN